The Gasterosteus aculeatus chromosome 8, fGasAcu3.hap1.1, whole genome shotgun sequence genome has a window encoding:
- the LOC120823689 gene encoding epidermal growth factor receptor substrate 15-like 1 isoform X7: MAALTSLSQLSSGNPVYESYYRQVDPGNTGRVGPTEAALFLKKSGLPDVTLGKIWDLADPDGKGYLDKQGFHVALRLVACAQSGQEVSLSSLNLTIPPPKFKDSSSPSLSSTASASGDLHWAVRHEEKSKFDGIFESLAPVNGLLSGEKVKPVLINSKLPLDILGKVWDLSDIDKDGHLDRDEFAVAMHLVYRALEKEPVPALLPSALIPLSKRKKSLGSVAGSMPGLPASPPPPKDSLRSTPSHGSMNSLNSTGSLSPKHSLKSGQHSLNWVVPVSDRGRYDDIFLKTDADLDGFVSGNEVKDIFMHSGLSQNALAHIWALADTRQIGKLTREQFALAMYLIQQKVSKGVDPPQALTADMIPPSERGTPVPTLSGYMTPVGSEMAALSEMRRDSSSSVGSGEFTGIKELDDISQEIAQLQSTLAFTQWNTLREKYTLEQDIRDTEEAIRHKSAEVQEMQNDLDRETASLQELEAQKQDAQDRLEEMDQQKHKLEDMLNEVQIKCQEESQMISTLQSQIHCQETDLQSQEEELSRAKADLGRLQQEENQLEQSLTAGKIQLETIIKSLKATQDEINQARSKLSQIQDSQQEVSKSIEQYNSTLNGTHGGSMTNLADMSEGFSSRENGGFPAMVRVAQEDPFKVKPPVFNSQPQELHTDPFHSEDPFKTDPFKADPFQHDPFAKQPPTSTDPFGGDPFKETDPFKATSEDFFKKTSSKMDPFSSPDPFSKSATLPSKQTSHFTSNEPFPSSNPKPKGPDLFGTLDPFGSSSFNSSSSSSSNNSAGFADFSLMSKPRDPFEGRAGWLPDYQKAAFVDDPFGRKNDMPALPPKKSVPPRPKPPTGKSTPVSTADPSKPCDPFQPFGGDAVDPFQSKKGPGDPFSGKDPFAPSSASSKDPKEPASGFVDFSSDRTKSSLGTRLSSWSGQNERASEPSASG; encoded by the exons ATGGCAGCTCTCACATCTCTTTCCCAG CTGTCGAGTGGGAACCCCGTATATGAGAGCTATTACAGACAG GTGGACCCGGGGAACACCGGCAGGGTGGGCCCGACGGAAGCCGCCTTGTTCCTAAAGAAGTCCGGACTCCCTGACGTCACGTTGGGGAAG attTGGGATTTGGCCGATCCTGATGGCAAAGGCTATCTGGACAAACAG ggCTTTCACGTAGCTCTGCGGCTGGTGGCTTGTGCCCAGAGCGGTCAGGAAGTCAGTCTGTCCAGCCTCAACCTCACAATCCCTCCTCCCAAGTTT AAGGACAGCAGCAGTCCATCTCTAAGCAGCACAGCATCCGCCTCCGGCGATTTACACTGGGCTGTTAGG CACGAGGAGAAGAGTAAATTTGATGGGATCTTTGAGAGTTTGGCTCCAGTCAATGGCCTGCTGTCGGGGGAGAAGGTGAAACCAGTGCTCATCAACTCCAAGCTACCCCTGGATATCCTCGGGAAG GTTTGGGACCTGAGTGACATTGATAAAGATGGCCACCTGGACAGGGACGAGTTCGCAGTG GCCATGCACCTGGTGTACCGGGCCCTGGAGAAGGAGCCCGTCCCCGCGCTCCTGCCCTCTGCCCTCATCCCTCTATCTAAGAGGAAGAAGAGTCTGGGCTCGGTGGCCGGCTCAATGCCTGGGCTCCCTGcaagccccccacccccgaaaGACTCGCTACGCTCCACACCCTCCCACGGCAGCATGAACTCCCTCAACAGCACCGGCAGCCTGTCGCCCAAACACTCCCTCAAGTCTGGACAG CATTCGTTGAACTGGGTGGTCCCAGTGTCGGACCGCGGGCGCTATGACGATATCTTCCTGAAGACCGACGCTGATCTGGACGGTTTTGTCAGCGGGAATGAAGTGAAGGATATCTTCATGCATTCTGGACTGTCTCAGAATGCCCTGGCCCACATATG ggctCTGGCAGACACCAGGCAGATCGGCAAGCTGACCCGGGAGCAGTTTGCCCTCGCCATGTATCTCATCCAGCAGAAAGTCAGCAAAGGCGTCGACCCCCCACAGGCCCTGACCGCCGACATGATCCCCCCCTCAGAGAGAGGCACTCCTGTACCT ACTCTGTCAGGATACATGACCCCAGTGGGATCTGAGATGGCGGCTCTGTCTGAGATGAGAAGG GACAGCTCGAGTTCGGTCGGGTCAGGGGAGTTCACTGGCATCAAAGAGCTGGATGACATCAGCCAGGAGATCGCGCAGCTGCAGAG CACTCTTGCCTTTACCCAGTGGAATACTCTCAG ggagaaGTACACTCTGGAGCAAGACATCAGGGATACAGAGGAGGCCATCAGACACAAGAGTGCCGAGGTGCAG GAGATGCAGAATGACCTAGACAGAGAGACGGCCAgcctgcaggagctggaggctCAGAAACAAGATGCCCAGGACCGCCTGGAGGAGATGGACCAGCAGAAGCACAAGCTGGAGGACATGCTGAACGAAGTGCAGATAAAGTGCCAGGAGGAGTCTCAGATG atATCGACCCTCCAGAGTCAGATACATTGTCAGGAGACGGACCTGCAgagccaggaggaggagctgagccggGCCAAGGCCGACCTGGGCCGGCTGCAACAGGAGGAGAACCAGCTAGAGCAGAGCCTGACCGCGGGCAAGATCCAACTGGAGACCATCATCAAGTCCCTAAAGGCAACGCAGGACGAGATCAACCAG GCTCGTAGCAAATTGTCCCAGATTCAGGACAGCCAACAGGAAGTGTCCAAAAGCATCGAGCAGTACAACAGCACTTTGAACGGAACCCACGGAGGCAGCATGACCAACCTGGCCGACATGAGCGAGGGcttcagcagcagagagaacggGGGGTTCCCCGCCATGGTGAGAGTGGCACAG GAGGATCCATTCAAAGTGAAGCCGCCCGTGTTCAACAGCCAGCCTCAGGAGCTCCACACTGACCCCTTCCACTCTGAGGACCCTTTCAAAACAGACCCCTTCAAAG CGGACCCTTTCCAACATGACCCTTTTGCAAAGCAGCCACCAACTTCCACAG ATCCTTTTGGAGGAGACCCGTTCAAAGAGACTGATCCCTTTAAGGCCACATCAGAAGACTTCTTCAAGAAGACTTCTTCAAAGATGGATCCCTTCTCCTCACCAGACCCCTTCAGTAAAAGTGCCACATTGCCTTCCAAG CAAACCAGTCACTTCACAAGCAATGAACCATTCCCTTCAAGCAACCCAAAACCCAAAGGACCAG ACCTGTTCGGTACCTTGGATCCTTTCGGCAGCAGCTcgttcaacagcagcagcagcagcagcagcaacaactctGCTGGATTTGCAGACTTCAGCCTCATGTCAAAACCCCGAGACCCTTTTGAAGGCAGGGCCGGCTGGCTGCCTGACTACCAGAAG GCGGCGTTTGTGGACGACCCGTTCGGCAGAAAGAACGACATGCCAGCTCTGCCACCAAAGAAAAGTGTCCCCCCGAGGCCCAAACCCCCCACTG GTAAAAGCACACCCGTGAGCACAGCGGACCCCTCCAAACCGTGCGACCCCTTCCAGCCGTTTGGCGGGGACGCCGTCGACCCCTTTCAGAGTAAAAAGGGCCCGGGAGACCCGTTCAGCGGCAAAGACCCCTTCGCCCCGTCCTCGGCATCAAGTAAAGACCCTAAGGAGCCTGCCTCGGGTTTTGTAGACTTCAGTTCT GACCGGACAAAGTCAAG CTTGGGAACGAGGCTCAGCAGCTGGAGTGGGCAAAacgagagagcgagcgagccgAGCGCGAGCGGCTGA